One Phoenix dactylifera cultivar Barhee BC4 unplaced genomic scaffold, palm_55x_up_171113_PBpolish2nd_filt_p 000645F, whole genome shotgun sequence DNA segment encodes these proteins:
- the LOC103696010 gene encoding uncharacterized protein LOC103696010, with protein sequence MGAALSIFLAILLLSIINGGWGAPCSVSEIAIDQARTGDIVEGKPEYEVTVSNKCDCAQSKVFVQCYGLSSVEPVDRRAIRPVDAERCVLGEGQPIPRGVRIKFKYAWMTPQDFPVVSSHVHC encoded by the exons ATGGGAGCGGCCCTCAGCATCTTCTTAGCTATCCTTCTTCTTTCTATCATAAATGGAG GCTGGGGAGCGCCATGCAGTGTCTCAGAGATAGCTATCGATCAGGCGAGGACTGGTGATATTGTTGAGGGAAAGCCAGAGTATGAGGTGACAGTGAGCAACAAATGTGATTGCGCTCAGTCTAAGGTGTTTGTGCAGTGCTATGGCCTCAGCAGTGTCGAACCGGTGGATCGTCGGGCCATCAGACCAGTGGATGCTGAGCGCTGCGTTCTCGGAGAGGGCCAGCCGATCCCCAGAGGGGTTCGCATTAAGTTCAAGTATGCATGGATGACACCCCAGGACTTCCCTGTGGTTAGCTCGCATGTTCACTGTTAA